The bacterium genomic interval ACTCTCCAATAAGAAAACTTTTTAACTGTTTTACTATTTCCCTTTTCACAGTTACTTTTTGCCCCGCTTTCTAATGGTATTTTTTAAAAAGACAGTTGCGTCGCGTTCGATCCCGGTAACGAGAATCAATGCTGTTGATATCACAATGAAAATGGGAAGTCTTACTATTAAAGCAAACTCACCAGCGGAAACTATCATAGAAAGAATCACCGCCACAACCGATGAAAAAACCTTTACATAAGGTATATCAACATGATATAAGAACTGTCCAGCCCGCCAAAACATGAAAAACAACAAGGCATATGAAACAAACACCGCAAACGCAGCACCCAAAACGCCAAATCGAGGAATCCAGAGAATGCAAAGGAAAATGTTTCCAAGCATTGCGAAAAAAGTGTATGCTGGAATCAATGATGTTTTACCTGTCACATAGATACCGGCATCGGCAACCAGTATCAACGCGTCTATGAAAAACGCTGCCGCCAGTATTGGGATAACAAACCTTCCCGACTCGTAACCCGGTCCTATCATCAACGAAAAAATTTCTTTCGCGAAGATTATAACAAATACGGCAACGAAGCCAATGAAACCGCTTATTTGACGCCAGAAATGCGGCAGCTTTTCTTTAAGCCTACCTTCTTTGTAAAGATTAAACATTCTCGCAAGCCACGCATAACGGATTGGTATCAATGCTGCCTGAACTATCCCTGCTATCTTCAAACCGGCGGAATACGAGCCCACATCAGAGAGTCCCGAAAGACGCGCGATAAGCCATCTATCAGTGAATGTGAAAAACTTTATTATCAACATATTAATCGCCAGCGGAAAGCCGTATCTTACCATGGGCAATACCAAGGCAACCGGTCGCGGTGAAGCAATTCTTTTTGTTATAAGCGGGAAAACCAAAAACAGGACAGCTAATGCAGAAAAAATCCATGCCCACACAAGACCTACTATTCCGTAGCCAGCCTGAAGAGCAAATAACCCCATACCATATCCAAGAAGAGCACGGGTAACATCGCACATAACGAATGTTGAAACTCGCTCCTCAGCTTGGAAAACGGTGGTCGTGGTAAAAAAGAAAGCGTCAACGATCCCCCACAGTGCGGCAAGCAAGACAAGATTTGGGCTCGACATCCTGCTTAAAAGAACAGTTCTTAGAGGATTTTTGAGAATGAAAACTATCAAAAACATCACTATCGAGGCGAAAGCCACGAACAAATATGTTACGGCAAGGTATCTGCCCCTATTTTTCGAGTCGATAACATAAAACCTGAATAATGCCTGATCGAGTCCAAGCTGAACCATCACCATAACCACAGCAGCAAAGAAAGCCATAATCTGCCATGTTCCGAACATCTCAGGCGTAAGAAGGCGCGTAAGAATAGGAAGCAACAAAAAAACTAAAAACGATGTGAATGCTCTCCCAACTGCGTAACCAGCGCTTTTGCGCCAAAGACTCATTCCATCATCCTTATGGCTCTTATTACCTCACCGGCATCTTTTGCTTCTGATAATTCTTCCCGAAAATTCGATGAGCGAAGCCAATCTATAAGCTTCCTGTAAATCCTCTGATAGCCCGTAATGTCCTCCAAAAATTTGGGGACGACTATACAAAAAACGAAATAAACAGGCTCACCATCGAGTGACTTCATCCTGACACCCTCGGGGAAACGCAAAAAGCACATGACGAGCTCTCGAACATTAACGCTCCGAACATGAGGTATAGCTATCCCATCACCTATAGCCGTTGGATTTTCTTTCTCCCGGAACAAAAGTTCCGCAAAAAGTTTTCTTTTGTTCTTCACAGCACCGGTTTCATCGAGCACATCGACACACTTTTGAAGCACAATTTCGGTTATCCTTTCCGGGCGCAGTGGTATCGGCTCTCCAGTCTCCTCATCGATAGGTTCATCAACATGTTCCCAAAGCCTTATAAGCTCGGGTTTCAATAGCCTGTAAATTCTCAAATCTTTTGGCTTTTGCGATGCCATTGTGCCTTCCGTCTTATAGCCTCGGATACCCATATAAACTTGACTCCATATCGCTTTAGGACAGGGATGTCCTTGGCAAGAATCGATAGGATAGTGTCCGAAACATGAGCATTAAGTATTACGGCTGGTTTTCCTCGCGAACCGAGGCAATATTCAAACAACCTCTGTTCTATTTGTTCCTTGGAGAATCCCTCAGGGTCGAGTAGATGATCTATTTTCGCAGCTTTAACTCCGAGTTCCTGGGCTATTTCTGCGAAGACAGTATATATCGTCGTCCTCGAATCAACCCAGAAAAGCCCGCGCTGCCTCAAAATCATCATTAC includes:
- a CDS encoding PTS sugar transporter subunit IIA codes for the protein MASQKPKDLRIYRLLKPELIRLWEHVDEPIDEETGEPIPLRPERITEIVLQKCVDVLDETGAVKNKRKLFAELLFREKENPTAIGDGIAIPHVRSVNVRELVMCFLRFPEGVRMKSLDGEPVYFVFCIVVPKFLEDITGYQRIYRKLIDWLRSSNFREELSEAKDAGEVIRAIRMME
- a CDS encoding oligosaccharide flippase family protein; translation: MSLWRKSAGYAVGRAFTSFLVFLLLPILTRLLTPEMFGTWQIMAFFAAVVMVMVQLGLDQALFRFYVIDSKNRGRYLAVTYLFVAFASIVMFLIVFILKNPLRTVLLSRMSSPNLVLLAALWGIVDAFFFTTTTVFQAEERVSTFVMCDVTRALLGYGMGLFALQAGYGIVGLVWAWIFSALAVLFLVFPLITKRIASPRPVALVLPMVRYGFPLAINMLIIKFFTFTDRWLIARLSGLSDVGSYSAGLKIAGIVQAALIPIRYAWLARMFNLYKEGRLKEKLPHFWRQISGFIGFVAVFVIIFAKEIFSLMIGPGYESGRFVIPILAAAFFIDALILVADAGIYVTGKTSLIPAYTFFAMLGNIFLCILWIPRFGVLGAAFAVFVSYALLFFMFWRAGQFLYHVDIPYVKVFSSVVAVILSMIVSAGEFALIVRLPIFIVISTALILVTGIERDATVFLKNTIRKRGKK